CAACCCAGTGTGGTATACCTTATActggaaataataaataattcagaTGAACAATGCATATAAGAAGGTCCCAAATCTCATTCCAGACATTTCTATAAAGAATTAGTGCAAATATAAATGGTAAACTAGATTCAAGTCAATACAAGCATCAAATCATCCAAAGTCTAATAAAGTTGATCAGAGGAATTGGTAGAGCCACAAAAGGTAACAAAACAGGCTATTATATTCTTCTGACACTTCCTTGCAACATCCAAATCTCTGCTAAATGACAAGCTTCAAAAGCAGATGCTGGTGGAAGATCCTTTAGAATGAGTAAATATAGGAATGGAGCATCCTAacagaaatattttatacctCAAAACCCCTGGATAACTCACTAGATGGCTACCTTCCACAAAGAGGGATGAGAACTGAAACTCGGTCAGTTATCAAGAAAGGAGAAGTCATCTGATTACCTACCTTGAATATTAATATGCTGCTTCAGCTTCTCTATTTGTAAATGGCTAGACCACATAAATAAACGACAGTAATTCTCCTAAATTCTCAATACTGAAAATAAATGGACGCAATATAACTGAATGCTAGTTCGAGTTGTGTACTGAACCTTGTTATTCAGAAAGttattttctctcattcttGCCCTTTCGAATCAGTCGCCAAACACCAAAATACCTGGACAGGCCCTACAATTTGCAGAACACTAAACGTTCCAACTCCAGCACTGGCCATATTTATTAATCACCTTCCCTACAATTTggaatattatactattatgcTGGatggttttgttttaatatatttaggTTGATGAATCCTTCCTATAACTATGGTAAATATGGGCTAAAGAGTTGACTAATTGGAGCGACGGAGATAACTCAAAGTTTGTGGAAGCCCAAGAAGATAAGTCACTCCAGCAAGGCAAAACTATTTCTATCCTAAAACTGAAAGATTTCAAAGTAAGTGCGGAAAATGCAAAAACATATTgcaaatactccatttatcAAGCTCAACATGTATTTtcaaactacaaaaatagtgtTTGAAACATGTTGACCTTGACTAGCTACACACTCCACATTGTTTCACAATCACTGAACACAAGCTATCAAAGGTCAGCGCATAACACAGTAAACCAAGCCCATAGAAATCATGTAAGGACCTTAACTTAACGCAACTAGCGTGAATTCGTGGCAATGGCATCCCCATCTTAACAAAAACTAAGGCACAACAGGGCATTGAGATGGagaatagagagagaaagcagCGCTTACATTCCAGAGGTGGAGCCGCTGGGGGCGGAAGCGCGAAAGACGCCTTTATTGGTGTGCAAATCGACTTCGACAGTGGGAATCCCTCTGCTATCGAGGATTTGCCTGGCTTTAAGGTTGGTGATGACGGAGGGGACGGATTTCTTCAAGTGATTGGAGATGAAGAGCACGGGATCCGGCGTCTTTGCCCTAACTGCGGCATTGACGGCGTCCTCAATCTTCCGGGAGAGCGTATGCTTGTCCAGATACTCCTGCACCGACATTATCCTCTGAATTGGTTTCAGCTTTCAAATTTCTTCCTCTCCCGCTTCTGCTGCAGCTACTGCCAGCTCAAGATCGGCGATtggaatatgaatatgaatatgaatatgaattggAAGGGGGaacaaattataattgatCGGAAATTGATCGAGGAAGAAATCAGAAATGGGGTTTTAAGCAAGAAAACTGTTCCTGCTTCCAAACTCACAGTAATTTGCGGtgattcaatatttttttaggattaatatccttatttttattttatatgcactgatcaaatgcaaattcATCTTCTGCAAACTTCAAATTAGAATAtggattattaaaaaaatcaacagaTACAAAATCATAGCAATAAAAGATGTCAATACAATATTAACATAACATCAATCGTTAATagtgtattgacatttttggTTACTTTTATTGAAGTTTATACGatatttagaatttgtatTTGATTACGTATTTTGCTTTTACTATGTATTTACCTCCCCAAAATAAATCCATCCAAATCCACATTATGCTTTGAGTCAGCATATGATGATACTAATAGATAAGTGTGATTAAAACTTTTGGTATACCCAATAAGGCCCAAAAGAGTTAAATCTTCAGATTGAAGCCCAAGAGTTTCAAAGAAGTGGAAGAAAGGCTATTATAAATGAAGTCAACTTAAGATTGCAAATAGGGCTGCACAATACTCGTAATTTGAAGATTTTCAGGTATCCGAGTAGTACTATCCGATTATGGGATTGTGTTTTTTAATATAGGGtagatattttatataatctctcttaattttaatAGAGTAATGTCTATAACTCTTCAACTGAAGTTTTCTTCACAACTATCCCTATTCACCACCACCTACACTCTCTTAACTCTTTCTCGTGTTTCCTGCTATGTTAGATAGATTGATGGCCGATTTTTACACGTGCATTGCAGtggatattttcttgtttattgTTTTGGGACGAATGATTGTTTCGTTCAGTTTTTTCCGATAATGGTGGAAGcttgtatttttttcatgtcCAAGTCTAATTAATCGGTACATAATCATAACAAATGCTCTAAATTGTAAATTACGTAGTGCTtgttagtaatatttatttacgATGGAGGAGTAACATACatttgagaaaattaaaacactAAAGTTGAAGTTTGAACCATAAGTATTTTGTTAGTTTTCATAACTTTTATACTCATCACAGTATAatctactactatataaatagaagaaaatgaaaaaaaaaaaaaaaaactaatttggATTTTCATGTACCTACATTGGGTTTTAGGGTCCCGAAATCACATGAGTTATAGTTTAGAGTTTTTCGGTTTCGGGTACCTGCATGTACCTATTTTTGCAGCCTTAAGTGCAATTGTGCAAacatcttaattttttatgtagtTCTTCTATTGGATTACTTGGTGTATGAGGTATTTTTTCATacaagttatattttttttattaacaacTATATTCAGTTTAGTGTGTCTGAATGCATTGTCTCCCTTTTCGACAAATAACCTCTATTATGTCAACTGATATTTTTACAAATCTCTAGGCCATTCTTGGTATAATGGAGTGGAATAAGGGTGAAATGGAATGAGAttggaaatgaaatgaatatagAAATGAATTTAATTGCATTTCCATCCAATTCTCTCCTTCAATTCATCTTACCAAGTAAATGAATATGGAACCAGGTATCACATAACATGCCATCTTACCAAAGGAATCACATaacattccatcataccaaacCAAGAATGGTCTAAAGATTCACAAGCTTTCTCATGTGGTAGATGAGATATGTTGATCTTACCTTGTTGTATTAGCTCTACTAGTATCATTACAAATTTTATCTTGCcctacataatttaaatattgattccATCATCGTCTCATGAATCTTTTATCGATCATTATGTTACTAGCTTCATGGGTTGAACATTGTGTTGGCGTTTCAAGGTACTACCACATCATAAACGTCTGCAGTTACAAGCATCCTTGCAAAGAAAGATTAGGAAATTACACCCTATCAATAAAGAATGATACATACATCTAGCTAGTTTCGATGGAAATAACTTTGCATAGTGTTTATGGTCATAGTAATTAGTAAATGAATTCACTTTATATTAGGATGAacttattattcttattttaaatataatttttgttgaattttaataaaagaatcGCTTTATCTTGAGTGTTCAATCACATGTTTAACAGAGGTAGAGAATGGTGATGAACCAAAAGTTCAAAAGAATGAGGCTAGAGTTCAGCTTGCTGAATCAATTGTCTTGGAGTTGGCGGAGTACGATGATTAACTGGACTGATGTGGTTATGATTAAACTAAGCAATTCAGTAGATTTTTAAGGTCCAGCAGTTGAGCGTAATAGTGTTTCCTGATTGATGTTTTAAAACTAGTATTACTTGTCTTCACATGCAGGAGTATGTCTTTCTCAAGAATTTCACCCATTAGtttgaaaacttttcaatCACAACAAGAATACAACATGTTTCATTATCTAATTATCTTTGTGGCAACATGtacattttttcctttatttgtCGTTATTTCGTGTAACATCGATGTGCATAATACAAAtgcaaaattatcaaataaagtAGCGTGTATCTTCGTAATATACATAAGTCCTTCTCAAGGAGTCAGTTCATCATTTATCACCTTCTAGAAATTACAATTGTCGTTGGTTTCTCATCCACAAAAATACAAGATAAACAATAGTATTGAGCTATCAAACTGTACATGTAGAGGCGGCAGCCGTCCGTTGAATATTGTTATCAACGGCCGCGCGATGAGGTAACTGATGTGTCGTTATCAGACGACGCAGCAAAAAACAAGTCCGACAAGTAATTGCTCAAATCCTCAGGGACATATCTCACAATTGAGTCCGTTCCGAATCTGAATCTCCTCGCGTAGTCGTCTCTGTGCTTGTTGTAAAACATCCGGTAACTCGGCACGATCCTTTTCGCTAGGGATATCTTCATGTCATCGCGCAGTTTCGGGTCGGGTATGAGCCACGAAGCCTGCTTCTTGTACGCCTCCTCGAAAGCAGCATTGAACTGTTGGAAACAATCCGTCACTTGCTCGGGAGAAATCTCCGCCGTCGGATCCTCAGGCAGTGCACCCATCACTTTGCTCCATCCCATCCGCTGGTAATTTGAGAGATACTTGCTCACTTTCGCTCTGTTTTCGGATATCCATTCGGGTCCCATCAGGAGCCCCAGTTTGGAGTTCCGGACCTTCGAAACCACGTAGTTTAGGTTGTTGGCTAGGAACAAGTAGGACAATGCGACGTCGTTGTACTTCACCGCCTTGCCGTCGAGCTTGCAGAGGAGGACCAGAATCAGCCACGCTAGCCTGGTGGTGATCGCCGCCACGCAGGGGTCGTCTGCCAAGGCGGAGGTGGGGCTCGAGAAGTACGCCTGCGGCAGAGGCGTCTCAGCCGCCACTGACCAGTCGGCTATGATGACGGAGACCGCGCCGCTGTAGTCCGCCAGGAAGACGAGGTAGTTCATTACGTAGCGCGTGAGCGGGTGGACGCCGCCGCCGGCCGGTGTCTTCGACGAGTCCTTCTGAATCGCCGCCTCGAATTGCGTCAGTATAATCCTCACCGATTCGCCGAGCTTTACCAGCGCCGCCTCCGCCTCGATCctcaccgccgccgccgattCGTGAGAGAAGATCGATTCAATATCTGGCCACAGATCGGAAATCGCCTCGAATAGATCTAGGGTGCGGAACATCTTCTCCGGCGAAAGGATCTTCTTGCATCTCCCGAAGACCTCCGGGAAACTGAAGAGCCTCACCGCCGCATCCTTCGAGATCTCGGTAAAGCACGATTCGGCGATCTTCTCCGAGGAGGAGAAGACTATGTCGCAGAGAATCCTCTCGCCGCAAAATAAGGTTTTCACGGCAATTTTCACAGCGTGCAGCCAGGTCTTAATTTTCTGCTCCAGAGCACTCCATTCCATTTTCTGCATCTGGTGTTGGCTCAATTTCTCAACTCCGAGATAATACAAAGTCTCATCAATTATCGATTTCCTGACGAGTTTGTAAATATTGACGCATTCTCTGCCATAGCCAGACGCAATCATACAGTCAGCGATATTCCTCAAATCCGCCATCGCGAGATCCGCCTCCGCGTTCTCTCCGCGAGGTGGAGTTCGAGGCGGCGTTGTGCTAGTGCTCTCCTCTCCTTCATCGGAAATTTCATCTTCGTAGTAGTAGTAGTCGGAGACGCTGGATCGGGCGGAAGCCCTGGACGAGCGGCAGGAAACCGATTCGGAGTCGagattttttctatttgaagATAAAATTAGGTGGAACTCCTTCTCCAATCTCTTGATGGCAATCTGCATCAAGTTCTGAGCTCGGACGAGTCTATCGGAGGCGGAGCTGAGCTTGACGTAGTAGTGCATCGCGTGCTGCAGGCTGCTCACCGTATCGAGGAATTTCCTGGCTTCTCTTCTGTCCTCGACGAAGAGCGATGAGAATTCCTGGTGTCTGTGGGCATCGATGGCCGACGCCGTGATTATGACCTCAGCGAGGTCGAGATTCTCCTCCATCATCGTCTCGGAGAAGGACTGGTGGCTGGAGCGTGACGGCGTGGAGGACGGAGAGCCAGAATGCCGCGACGGAGAAGAAACTCTCTTGGAAAAAATCGAAGccttcatttttaaaatttgattgataGTGAGAGAGATATTTAATAATTGAGAGGCTTTGGTGATGTTTTGTTGTTGGACGAGAGAGAATATTTGGTTTACAAAAGGGGGAAGGGCGggtatatatagagagagggGATGAAAAGGATTACGCGGTGTGGGTGTTAATGGTTTGAACGTTGAAAACAATACTAGTGGTAGTAATAATTTGGGGGCAGGGGATTGGTGGGCGTGTTGTTGTCAACGTCGTTAATTACCATGGGAATACATTTGGACGATGTTACCAGGTCGTCTCTCAtgtaaaatttgatacatatgtGTGCAGTTTGTACATTAAAACCGAGGTGAAACATCTAAAAGCTAGGATTTGTAAATGCAATCCGCGTTGACTCGTTTCAAGATTCATGTATTGTGATTTGCTTTATGCTTTATAAAGATGTTAAATTTACAACGGCTCTATATATCTTCTAGGAAAATTCCATGTCTAAactggaaaataaaaatgtatatacaTGACATTTTGACATTGAATAAGGGAAAAACTCACTTACAATTTCCAACTTTTATTAAATGGAATATTTTATGAATGCGTGAAATTAACAACTTGAACATGATTGCCTAATTTGCTTGATAGAAATATAGATTCAGTTGAGTTAGTAGATCCCAAAGCTCGAGTAACAAGATACTCCTACTCGCAGAATACTTGGATTGTTTTAGAATTATACTGTATTATCTATAACTCGAATTAGATtataggagtactaaataataaaatgaaaaatattggtAGTTTTAGTGTTGATGTGGACAAACTCATGTGCCCAAGttgaaataaactaaaaaccaAAGCGAGTTCAAATATCTATGACTATCTACGTAAACTCAAAGGTTTGAAAATAGAAGTGTAAGTAGGCATTAGCCAGGAAATCTGGATCGCAGAATTAGAGTATCTTAATCAGAGTTGCTGAAGTTTCCTATAGCTGAAGACTAGAAAACCACTCGTGTAGCATTTCCCAAACCAAATATTCCTAATTAACGTATCAAGGTGTCAATATCAGCATGTTTATGTGGTTGAGGAATGCTAAATCCAGCAAACCGTTGCATCCAACAATCAACATAGACACGTATTAGTAGTACTCTCTCAGTTCCATAGTAGTGAAGACATTTCTTTCTAGCacgaagattaaaaaaatgatgtactataaagtattaaataaagagataataaagtaagagaggggaaAGTCAATGGTCCGCAATAACTATCACTAATAATAGAAGGCGAACGAAAAATGGAAGTAAATCCCACCCTTAAAGGATTAGAAAGTTGGGACAGAATCACGCACGCACCGCAAGATCAATAGAGCTCCTAAAGCCTAAGTTAATGTGTTTTTCCAGCCCTCTTAGGCCAGCAATGGTTATCGATTTACCATTGACCCCCAAATCTAATAAATCCCATGTAAgcaaaaataactcaatttatTCCAAGTCAAGTTACTATTTTTAGCCTTGCAATGTGCAGGCTATAAATATTATCTCATACAAAATTGTATTCCTCCGTCGCACTAAAGATTACtcagttttctttttatcacTGAGATGacttattactaaaaataaatatctctttatctttactttattctctctcttactttagtGTCTTCAtctaacatacaaaataaaattgcataaaatcttgtgctgTCAAAGGAATGAATAAACTTCCTTGGGACAGAGTGAGTACATATTTTGTCGGCATAGCCACGCTATTAACCTAAACTAGCCTCATTCAACAACTACTCTATATTTAGCGGCAATGTCATCCAATACAACTTCAGCCGCTTCTCAACTTATCAATtatatttagtaattttagtattaatttacatatgtgtatatatgaaATCGATATAAAAGACTAAAaaccaatattaaaattcaaaattacaataaataaatacaaaaaaattgtaatactCCGTAATTTACAATAATCCATGACAAATCGGTTGACAACAATTCCATACTCTTGGTACACATACATCATTGTTGGATAGATCTCGACAGCGTGGCTTCAAGCCTTCAACAGCCATCATTCGTGCTCTCATTTTCCGAGCGTCGTAGTTGCTATTCTACCACATCAACTTCACCATGGAGCCTTGGTTTATACTTTATAGCATCcaccaatttaaattatttagatatcatatattcatatttgaaattattatggATGAAGGTGAAGCGAAATTTAGGCCCTCAAGTCTCATTTTTTGTAAGGTCTGACATTTCGTATTTATTGTCCATAATAGACAGTT
The nucleotide sequence above comes from Salvia hispanica cultivar TCC Black 2014 chromosome 5, UniMelb_Shisp_WGS_1.0, whole genome shotgun sequence. Encoded proteins:
- the LOC125189005 gene encoding exocyst complex component EXO70H1, whose translation is MKASIFSKRVSSPSRHSGSPSSTPSRSSHQSFSETMMEENLDLAEVIITASAIDAHRHQEFSSLFVEDRREARKFLDTVSSLQHAMHYYVKLSSASDRLVRAQNLMQIAIKRLEKEFHLILSSNRKNLDSESVSCRSSRASARSSVSDYYYYEDEISDEGEESTSTTPPRTPPRGENAEADLAMADLRNIADCMIASGYGRECVNIYKLVRKSIIDETLYYLGVEKLSQHQMQKMEWSALEQKIKTWLHAVKIAVKTLFCGERILCDIVFSSSEKIAESCFTEISKDAAVRLFSFPEVFGRCKKILSPEKMFRTLDLFEAISDLWPDIESIFSHESAAAVRIEAEAALVKLGESVRIILTQFEAAIQKDSSKTPAGGGVHPLTRYVMNYLVFLADYSGAVSVIIADWSVAAETPLPQAYFSSPTSALADDPCVAAITTRLAWLILVLLCKLDGKAVKYNDVALSYLFLANNLNYVVSKVRNSKLGLLMGPEWISENRAKVSKYLSNYQRMGWSKVMGALPEDPTAEISPEQVTDCFQQFNAAFEEAYKKQASWLIPDPKLRDDMKISLAKRIVPSYRMFYNKHRDDYARRFRFGTDSIVRYVPEDLSNYLSDLFFAASSDNDTSVTSSRGR